A genomic stretch from Bradyrhizobium quebecense includes:
- a CDS encoding IS630 family transposase (programmed frameshift): MAKPLSPDLRLRIIRAVEEEGMSCRGAAGRFGVAPSTAIELVNEWRSTGACEAGAQGGDRRSARIEGHAAEILSLVKATPDMTLAEIADHLLKVHGERFVPSVVWRFFDRRNITRSKKTSHASEQDRPDVAAERAAWKASQPEIGIHRLVFIDETGASTKMARRYGRSPYGQRCVAALPHGHWKTTTFVGALRATGMTAPMVLDGPMDGLAFEAYVTQVLVPTLRPGDIVVMDNLAAHKRAEVGIAIDAVGAQLLYLPPYSPDLNPIEMAFAKLKAALRKAAARSIEALDNAIATALTAFTAQECLNFFAAAGYDRV, translated from the exons ATGGCTAAGCCGCTCTCGCCGGACCTTCGCCTTCGCATTATTCGGGCTGTGGAAGAGGAAGGCATGAGCTGTCGGGGCGCCGCCGGCCGGTTCGGCGTAGCGCCATCGACAGCGATCGAACTGGTCAACGAATGGCGCAGCACCGGCGCTTGTGAGGCGGGAGCGCAGGGCGGAGACAGACGTTCAGCTCGGATCGAGGGTCATGCTGCGGAGATCCTCTCCCTGGTCAAGGCTACGCCTGACATGACGCTGGCCGAGATCGCTGACCATCTCCTCAAAGTCCACGGCGAGCGTTTCGTGCCGAGCGTGGTCTGGCGATTCTTCGATCGCCGCAACATCAC ACGTTCAAAAAAAACATCGCACGCCAGCGAGCAGGATCGGCCGGACGTGGCCGCTGAACGCGCGGCGTGGAAGGCATCTCAGCCTGAGATCGGCATCCATCGGTTGGTGTTTATCGACGAGACGGGAGCCTCGACCAAGATGGCGCGGCGCTATGGCCGCTCGCCGTACGGCCAGCGCTGTGTCGCAGCGCTCCCGCATGGTCATTGGAAGACGACGACCTTCGTCGGCGCGCTCAGAGCGACCGGCATGACTGCGCCGATGGTCCTTGACGGTCCCATGGATGGTCTGGCGTTCGAGGCTTACGTGACGCAAGTCCTCGTGCCGACACTCAGGCCCGGCGACATCGTGGTGATGGACAATCTCGCAGCACACAAGCGCGCCGAGGTCGGCATCGCAATCGATGCCGTGGGCGCCCAGCTCCTCTATTTGCCGCCTTATTCGCCCGACCTCAATCCGATCGAAATGGCCTTCGCCAAGCTCAAAGCCGCACTTCGAAAGGCCGCCGCCAGATCAATCGAGGCTTTGGACAACGCTATTGCCACCGCCCTGACCGCCTTCACCGCCCAAGAGTGCCTGAACTTCTTCGCCGCAGCCGGTTATGACCGTGTCTGA
- a CDS encoding ABC transporter ATP-binding protein, giving the protein MADPLLRVDNLVRRFGGITATDNLSMEVLPGELHAIIGPNGAGKTTLISQLTGQVMPNSGTIRFAGRDVTSLPSYKRSRLGLARSFQITSLLKDFSAIDNVALAAQAHDGHSFRFWGNARKERHLRATARAALERVGLGQRADIVVSQLSHGEQRELELAVALATKPQLLLLDEPMAGLGVTESARMVALLKELRKEVTIVLVEHDMEAVFALADRITVLVYGRVIACDVPDAIRKDEEVKRAYLGDQHAVTRHG; this is encoded by the coding sequence TTGGCTGATCCCTTGCTCCGCGTCGACAATCTGGTCCGCCGCTTCGGTGGCATCACCGCGACCGACAACCTCTCGATGGAGGTTTTGCCGGGCGAGCTGCACGCCATCATCGGCCCCAACGGCGCCGGCAAGACCACGCTGATCAGCCAGCTCACCGGGCAGGTGATGCCGAATTCCGGAACCATCCGCTTTGCCGGCCGCGACGTCACGAGCCTGCCGTCCTACAAGCGCAGCCGGCTCGGGCTGGCGCGCTCGTTCCAGATCACTTCGCTGCTGAAGGATTTTTCCGCGATCGACAACGTCGCGCTCGCGGCGCAAGCGCATGACGGTCACTCCTTCCGCTTCTGGGGCAATGCGCGCAAGGAGCGGCATCTGCGCGCCACCGCCCGCGCGGCGCTGGAGCGTGTCGGCCTCGGCCAGCGCGCCGATATCGTGGTGTCGCAACTGAGCCATGGCGAGCAGCGCGAGCTCGAGCTCGCGGTCGCGCTCGCCACCAAGCCGCAGCTCTTGCTGCTGGACGAGCCGATGGCCGGGCTCGGCGTCACCGAATCCGCGCGGATGGTCGCCCTGCTGAAGGAGCTGCGCAAGGAAGTCACCATCGTGCTGGTCGAGCACGACATGGAGGCGGTGTTCGCGCTCGCCGACCGCATCACGGTCCTGGTCTATGGTCGCGTCATTGCCTGCGACGTGCCGGACGCGATCCGCAAGGACGAAGAGGTCAAGCGCGCCTATCTCGGCGATCAGCATGCGGTGACGCGCCATGGCTGA
- a CDS encoding aromatic ring-hydroxylating dioxygenase subunit alpha, whose translation MMSQEANDLITRTGAKDPCGKLMRMYWQPAALVDELEGPRPVRPVRLLGENLVLFRGEDGSYGLIDRHCAHRGADLAFGRLEHGGLRCAFHGWLFDTSGQCIETPAEPVGSQLCKGIKQRSYPVVEKSGILWAYLGEGAPPAFPELDCFVAPDSHTFAFKGHMNCNWLQALEVGIDPAHASFLHRFFEDEDTSAAYGKQFRGASAGSDMPMTKILREYDRPIINVEHTEYGLRLIALRELDEQRTHVRVTNQLFPHGFVIPMSTEMTITQWHVPVDDENCYWYAIFTSYAAPVDKQKMRDQRLELYTLPDYKSRKNRSNDYGFDPHEQATETYTGMGTDINVHDQWAVESMGAIQDRTNEHLGQSDKAIVQYRRLLRQEIEKVSGGEKPMLFLDDASARSIQGPATMDGIGPTLGWELYWMEVDVKRRRGAPWAAPVPREIAGKVHHLTAAE comes from the coding sequence ATGATGAGCCAGGAAGCGAACGATCTGATCACCCGCACGGGGGCTAAGGACCCGTGCGGCAAGCTGATGCGGATGTACTGGCAGCCGGCGGCGCTGGTCGATGAATTGGAAGGGCCGCGCCCGGTTCGGCCGGTGCGGCTGCTCGGCGAGAATTTGGTGCTGTTCCGCGGCGAGGACGGAAGCTACGGGCTGATCGATCGCCACTGCGCACATCGCGGCGCCGACCTCGCCTTCGGCCGGCTCGAGCATGGCGGGCTGCGCTGCGCCTTCCACGGCTGGCTGTTCGACACCAGTGGCCAGTGTATCGAGACGCCGGCCGAACCTGTCGGATCGCAGCTCTGCAAGGGCATCAAGCAGCGCTCGTATCCAGTGGTCGAGAAGAGCGGCATCCTGTGGGCCTACCTCGGCGAAGGCGCCCCGCCGGCTTTTCCGGAGCTCGACTGCTTCGTTGCGCCCGACAGCCATACGTTTGCATTCAAGGGCCACATGAACTGCAACTGGCTGCAGGCGCTCGAGGTCGGCATCGATCCGGCGCACGCCTCCTTCCTGCATCGCTTCTTCGAGGACGAGGACACCTCGGCGGCCTACGGCAAGCAATTCCGCGGCGCCTCCGCCGGCAGCGACATGCCGATGACGAAAATCCTGCGCGAATATGATCGGCCGATCATCAATGTCGAGCACACCGAATACGGCCTGCGCCTGATCGCGCTGCGCGAGCTCGACGAGCAGCGCACCCATGTGCGCGTCACCAATCAGCTGTTCCCGCACGGCTTCGTGATTCCGATGTCGACCGAGATGACGATCACGCAGTGGCACGTGCCGGTCGATGACGAGAACTGCTACTGGTACGCGATCTTCACCAGCTATGCGGCGCCGGTCGACAAGCAGAAGATGCGCGACCAGCGGCTCGAGCTCTATACGCTGCCCGACTACAAGTCGCGCAAGAACCGCAGCAACGATTACGGCTTCGATCCGCACGAGCAGGCGACCGAGACCTATACCGGCATGGGCACCGACATCAACGTCCACGACCAGTGGGCGGTGGAATCGATGGGGGCGATCCAGGATCGCACCAACGAGCATCTCGGCCAGAGCGACAAGGCGATCGTGCAGTACCGCCGCCTGCTGCGGCAGGAGATCGAAAAGGTTTCCGGCGGCGAGAAACCGATGCTGTTCCTCGACGACGCCTCCGCGCGCAGCATCCAGGGCCCCGCGACGATGGACGGCATCGGGCCGACGCTGGGCTGGGAGCTCTACTGGATGGAGGTCGACGTCAAGCGCCGCCGCGGCGCGCCGTGGGCAGCTCCCGTGCCGCGCGAGATCGCCGGCAAGGTGCATCATCTGACGGCGGCGGAATAA
- a CDS encoding glutamine synthetase family protein yields MSFVERHGLWSDEQKEAANRLRRIVEEKNLEVVRLSFPDQHGILRGKTLIASEAVRSLEGGCSITTTMLAKDTSHKTVFPVFTSGGGFGMKEMEGAADVLMVADPTTFRVLPWAENTGWVLCDLYFSDGRPVPFATRNLYRKVLDQLGDRGYDFVAGLEVEFHLFKLDDAHMAPEDAGQPGRPPSVSLLSHGYQYLTEQRYDLMEPALEIIRRDILALGLPLRTVEVEFGPSQCEFTFAPTVGLAPADTMVLFRSAVKQIARRRGYHATFMCRPKLPNVFASGWHLHQSLVSRAGGENAFMAKEAAEPLSPLGRAWLAGLIEHARASTVFTTPTINGYKRYRSYSLAPDRAIWGRDNRGVMIRVLGGMNDPATRLENRIGEPAANPYLYMASQILSGLDGVDRKLDPGPSADTPYETKAALLPKSLREAVFALQDDPFFRQALGPEFVDYYVFIKNAEIERFQAEVSDWEQREYFEMF; encoded by the coding sequence GTGAGCTTCGTCGAGCGTCACGGCCTGTGGTCGGATGAGCAGAAGGAGGCCGCGAACCGCCTCCGCCGCATCGTCGAGGAGAAGAACCTCGAAGTCGTCAGGCTGTCATTCCCGGACCAGCACGGCATCCTGCGCGGCAAGACGCTGATCGCCAGCGAAGCGGTGCGCTCGCTGGAGGGCGGCTGCTCCATCACCACGACGATGCTCGCCAAGGACACCTCGCACAAGACGGTGTTCCCGGTGTTCACATCAGGCGGCGGCTTCGGCATGAAGGAGATGGAGGGCGCGGCCGACGTGCTGATGGTCGCCGATCCCACCACGTTCCGCGTGCTGCCCTGGGCGGAGAACACCGGCTGGGTGCTCTGCGATCTCTACTTCAGCGACGGACGGCCGGTGCCGTTCGCGACCCGCAACCTCTATCGCAAGGTGCTCGATCAGCTCGGAGACCGCGGCTATGATTTCGTCGCCGGCCTCGAGGTCGAATTCCATCTGTTCAAGCTCGACGACGCCCACATGGCGCCGGAGGATGCCGGCCAGCCCGGACGGCCGCCGTCGGTCAGCCTGCTGTCGCACGGCTATCAGTACCTCACCGAGCAGCGCTACGATCTGATGGAGCCGGCGCTCGAGATCATCCGTCGCGACATCCTCGCGCTCGGCCTGCCCTTGCGCACGGTCGAGGTCGAGTTCGGCCCGAGCCAGTGCGAGTTCACCTTCGCGCCGACCGTGGGTCTCGCGCCCGCCGACACCATGGTGCTGTTTCGTTCGGCGGTGAAGCAGATCGCGCGCCGCCGCGGCTATCACGCGACCTTCATGTGCCGGCCGAAACTGCCGAACGTGTTCGCGAGCGGCTGGCACCTGCACCAGTCGCTGGTATCGCGCGCGGGCGGCGAGAACGCCTTCATGGCGAAGGAAGCCGCCGAGCCGCTGAGCCCGCTCGGCCGTGCCTGGCTGGCCGGCCTGATCGAGCATGCACGCGCCTCCACCGTGTTCACGACGCCGACCATCAACGGCTACAAGCGCTACCGCTCCTATTCGCTGGCACCCGATCGCGCGATCTGGGGCCGCGACAACCGCGGCGTGATGATCCGCGTGCTCGGCGGCATGAATGATCCGGCGACACGCCTGGAGAACCGGATCGGCGAGCCGGCCGCAAATCCCTATCTCTACATGGCTTCGCAAATCCTCTCCGGCCTCGACGGCGTCGACCGCAAGCTCGATCCCGGCCCGTCCGCCGACACGCCCTACGAGACCAAGGCCGCGCTCTTGCCGAAATCGCTGCGCGAAGCCGTGTTCGCGCTTCAAGACGATCCGTTCTTCCGCCAGGCGCTGGGGCCCGAGTTCGTCGACTATTACGTCTTCATCAAGAATGCGGAGATCGAGCGTTTCCAGGCCGAGGTGTCGGACTGGGAGCAGCGCGAATATTTCGAGATGTTTTGA
- a CDS encoding IS91 family transposase — MTRSDIRSNRPAIEIADILCRHGDAYRRVHAGHLGRVERRVMSAIVACRTEALGGHMQACDDCGTTRVAYNSCRNRHCPKCQGRARAAWLAARQADLLPVPYFHVVFTLPAPIAAIAFQNKAVVYAILFKAAAEAMTTLAANPRRLGGAIGGVAVLHTWGQTLMHHPHVHCVVPGGGLSPDGARWTACRPNFFLAVKPLSRLFRTLFLKRLSAAFNSGALRFFGDLGALAEPAAFAAHLDAMRRINWVVYAKRPFGGPAQVLAYLGRYTHRVAIANSRLVALDDDHVAFSWKDYRQNSATKIMNLKPDEFIRRFLLHTLPDGFHRIRHFGFMANRHRAAKLALCRELLDHERTAPNDGQPSPVDSEAQTRAEVPACPDCGGVMRIIERFRHSFRRPSPRTSPFRCDTS, encoded by the coding sequence ATGACCCGCTCCGACATCCGCTCCAACAGGCCCGCCATCGAGATTGCCGATATTCTGTGCCGGCATGGCGACGCCTATCGCCGTGTACATGCCGGTCATCTGGGGCGGGTCGAGCGGCGCGTGATGAGCGCGATCGTTGCGTGCCGGACCGAGGCGCTCGGCGGCCACATGCAGGCTTGCGACGACTGCGGCACGACACGCGTTGCCTATAATTCCTGCCGCAATCGGCACTGTCCGAAGTGTCAGGGGAGAGCCCGAGCCGCGTGGCTCGCCGCGCGTCAAGCCGACCTGCTTCCGGTTCCCTATTTCCACGTCGTCTTTACACTTCCCGCACCGATCGCCGCGATCGCTTTCCAGAACAAGGCCGTCGTCTATGCCATCCTGTTCAAGGCTGCCGCCGAGGCGATGACGACGCTCGCCGCCAATCCACGCCGGCTCGGCGGTGCGATCGGCGGCGTCGCCGTCCTCCACACCTGGGGACAGACGCTGATGCATCATCCCCACGTCCATTGCGTCGTTCCGGGTGGCGGCCTCTCGCCCGATGGCGCGCGCTGGACCGCTTGCCGACCGAACTTCTTCCTGGCCGTCAAACCGTTGTCCAGACTATTTCGCACACTTTTTCTCAAACGTCTGTCGGCAGCCTTCAACTCCGGTGCCTTGCGTTTCTTCGGCGATCTCGGAGCTCTGGCCGAGCCGGCTGCCTTTGCGGCCCACCTCGACGCCATGCGACGCATCAACTGGGTTGTTTACGCCAAGCGGCCCTTCGGCGGACCCGCACAGGTCCTGGCCTATCTCGGCCGCTACACCCATCGCGTCGCGATCGCCAACAGCCGGCTCGTCGCACTCGACGACGATCATGTCGCCTTCTCATGGAAGGACTATCGCCAAAACAGCGCGACAAAGATCATGAATCTCAAGCCCGATGAGTTCATTCGCCGTTTCCTGCTTCATACGCTGCCTGACGGCTTCCACCGCATCCGCCACTTCGGCTTCATGGCCAACCGCCATCGCGCTGCCAAGCTCGCCCTTTGCCGCGAACTTCTCGATCATGAGCGAACAGCCCCAAACGATGGCCAGCCGTCGCCTGTGGATTCGGAGGCTCAAACCCGGGCCGAGGTTCCTGCCTGTCCCGATTGTGGTGGCGTCATGCGCATCATTGAGCGCTTTCGACATAGCTTCAGACGCCCCAGCCCTCGAACATCACCGTTCCGATGCGACACATCGTGA
- a CDS encoding tyrosine-type recombinase/integrase — translation MADLSPLRRRMIEDMTVRNLSPATQRSYISAVSKFSRYFGRSPDRLELEDVRAFQVHLVSTGISWPALNQIVCALRFFYGVTLGEALIPERIPYAREPRKLPVVLSADEVVQFLEAVSSLKSRAALTTAYAAGLRASEVAGLRIEDIDSARGVIQVRHGKGAKDRNVMLSPQLLGILRTYWRLARPRLYLFPGRDEDHPIDQTVLHAACRSAVKAAGLTKRVTLHTLRHSFATHLLENGTDIRIIQVLLGHNNLSSTARYTQVATDTIRATQSPLDRLSLEVTPPG, via the coding sequence ATGGCCGATTTGAGCCCTCTTCGCCGCCGCATGATCGAAGACATGACCGTCCGCAATCTGTCGCCGGCGACGCAAAGATCCTACATCAGCGCGGTTTCGAAGTTCAGCCGCTATTTTGGCCGATCGCCTGACCGGTTAGAGCTGGAAGACGTCCGCGCCTTCCAGGTGCATTTGGTCTCGACCGGCATCTCATGGCCGGCGCTGAACCAGATCGTCTGTGCGCTACGGTTTTTCTACGGCGTCACGCTCGGCGAGGCGCTCATCCCAGAGCGCATTCCCTATGCGCGAGAACCGCGCAAGCTGCCGGTCGTTCTCAGCGCCGACGAAGTGGTTCAGTTTCTTGAAGCGGTATCGAGCCTGAAGAGCCGCGCCGCGCTCACCACCGCCTATGCGGCCGGGCTCAGGGCCTCGGAGGTTGCGGGACTGCGGATCGAAGACATCGACAGCGCCCGCGGCGTCATCCAGGTGCGCCACGGCAAGGGCGCGAAGGATCGCAACGTGATGCTGTCGCCCCAGCTGCTGGGCATCCTGCGCACCTACTGGCGGCTCGCCCGGCCGCGGCTTTATCTGTTCCCTGGTCGTGACGAAGATCATCCGATCGATCAGACCGTGCTGCATGCCGCCTGCCGGTCGGCGGTGAAGGCTGCGGGCCTGACCAAGCGCGTCACGCTGCACACGCTGCGCCACAGCTTCGCGACACATCTTCTCGAGAATGGAACCGATATCCGGATCATCCAGGTCTTGCTCGGGCACAATAATTTGTCGTCGACAGCGCGCTACACGCAGGTCGCCACCGATACGATCCGAGCGACGCAGAGCCCGCTCGATCGCCTGTCGCTGGAGGTGACGCCACCTGGATGA
- a CDS encoding IclR family transcriptional regulator domain-containing protein: MPKLKRTDQDERATDFVEALERGLRLLQVFGTVSGPATLSDLARAADLPRATARRILFTLAHGGFVATDGKLFTLTPHVLTLAGSFLQSNQVVTVLQPVLDRIATAAQEISSLALLDGDDVVFVARSSPTRVFSAGLDIGYRLPAFCTSVGRAMLGRLGDAELAARLKAMRRDPVTPQTTTDPKKLLAAIIADRAQGYSLVDREAEPHFRSISVPVRRYDGTIVAAINMGAHVDRVPAKELIDRFLPLLRDGAEDVKSRLL, encoded by the coding sequence ATGCCCAAGCTGAAGCGGACCGATCAGGACGAGCGCGCGACGGATTTCGTCGAGGCGCTCGAGCGCGGCCTGCGCCTGTTGCAGGTGTTCGGCACCGTCTCGGGTCCCGCGACCTTGAGCGATCTGGCGCGCGCCGCCGACCTGCCGCGCGCCACCGCGCGCCGCATCCTGTTCACGCTCGCGCATGGCGGTTTTGTCGCCACTGACGGCAAGCTGTTCACGCTGACGCCGCATGTGCTGACGCTGGCAGGCTCCTTCCTGCAATCCAACCAGGTGGTGACGGTGCTGCAGCCGGTGCTCGACCGCATCGCGACCGCAGCGCAGGAGATTTCGTCGCTCGCACTGCTCGACGGCGACGACGTCGTGTTCGTGGCGCGCTCGAGCCCGACGCGGGTGTTCTCCGCCGGTCTCGACATCGGCTACCGGCTGCCGGCGTTCTGCACGTCAGTGGGCCGCGCCATGCTCGGTCGGCTCGGCGATGCCGAGCTTGCGGCAAGGCTGAAGGCGATGCGCCGCGATCCGGTGACGCCGCAGACCACGACCGATCCGAAGAAGCTGCTCGCCGCCATCATCGCCGATCGCGCGCAGGGCTATTCACTGGTCGACCGCGAAGCCGAACCGCATTTCCGTTCGATCTCGGTGCCGGTGCGCCGCTACGACGGTACCATCGTCGCCGCCATCAACATGGGCGCGCATGTCGATCGTGTGCCCGCCAAGGAATTGATCGACCGTTTCCTGCCGCTGCTGCGCGACGGCGCTGAGGATGTGAAGAGCCGGTTGCTCTAG
- a CDS encoding branched-chain amino acid ABC transporter permease gives MYLVVEQLLNGLQFGLLLFLLAAGLTLVFGIMDFVNLAHGSLYMMGAYFAATFVAWTGSFVLGALLALGATLLLGIVLEYVALRHLYGRDHLDQVLATFGLILFFNDAVRLIWGPAGLALPLPAWLTVPVQIIPGVYYPAYRLMIIVVALAVAAMLYLVVMRTRVGMLIRAGASNREMIGALGINIKLLFTLVFGLGAALAGLAGLMQAPILTVQIGMGENILILAFVIIVIGGIGSIRGAFMAAVFVGIIDTMGRAFLPDLLRKVLSGAAASTAAPALSSMLIYLLMAIILVLRPEGLFPAAKR, from the coding sequence ATGTATCTCGTCGTCGAACAACTGCTGAACGGCCTGCAATTCGGCCTGCTGCTGTTCCTGCTGGCGGCCGGACTGACGCTGGTGTTCGGCATCATGGATTTCGTCAATCTGGCGCACGGCTCGCTCTACATGATGGGCGCCTATTTCGCGGCGACCTTCGTGGCCTGGACCGGCAGTTTTGTGCTCGGCGCGCTGCTGGCGCTGGGGGCGACGCTCTTGCTCGGCATCGTGCTCGAATATGTCGCGCTCCGGCACCTCTACGGCCGCGACCATCTCGACCAGGTGCTGGCGACGTTCGGCCTGATCCTGTTCTTCAACGACGCCGTCCGGCTGATCTGGGGCCCGGCCGGCCTCGCGCTGCCGCTGCCGGCCTGGCTCACCGTGCCGGTGCAGATCATTCCCGGCGTGTATTATCCGGCCTACCGCCTGATGATCATCGTGGTCGCGCTGGCGGTCGCCGCGATGCTCTATCTCGTCGTGATGCGCACCCGCGTCGGCATGCTGATCCGTGCCGGCGCCTCCAACCGCGAGATGATCGGGGCGCTCGGCATCAACATCAAGCTGCTGTTCACGCTGGTGTTCGGCCTCGGTGCCGCGCTCGCCGGCCTCGCCGGGCTGATGCAGGCGCCGATCCTCACGGTGCAGATCGGCATGGGCGAGAACATCCTGATCCTCGCCTTCGTGATCATCGTGATCGGCGGCATCGGCTCGATCCGCGGCGCCTTCATGGCCGCGGTCTTCGTCGGCATCATCGACACGATGGGCCGCGCGTTCCTGCCCGACCTGCTGCGCAAGGTGCTGAGCGGGGCGGCGGCCTCGACCGCGGCGCCGGCGCTGTCCTCGATGCTGATCTATCTCCTGATGGCCATCATCCTTGTGCTGCGGCCCGAAGGGCTGTTCCCGGCGGCCAAACGATGA
- a CDS encoding branched-chain amino acid ABC transporter permease, which yields MMPKLNASNAVAALLCVALVLLPVYSAVTGNIFILTLFTRIAIYALAAASLNLIMGYGGMMSFGHAAYLGIGGYAVGILAAEGIGSGFIQWPVALAVSALFALLIGALSLRTRGVYFIMITLAFAQMAYYVASALSRYGGDDGLTVYKRSDFAGLINLSDRNQFYYLCLACLFGGLYLIWRIVNSRFGLVVQGVRSNEQRMQAIGFHANRYRLVCFVIAGTICGLAGALLANNTDFVSPAVMYWTRSGDLMVMVILGGMGSLFGPVVGAIVYLLLEELLSQFTEYSGLILGPVLLLIVLFARGGIMGLLGRMRRA from the coding sequence ATGATGCCCAAGCTCAACGCCTCGAATGCGGTTGCGGCGCTGCTGTGCGTCGCGCTGGTCCTGCTGCCGGTCTATTCGGCTGTCACAGGCAACATCTTCATCCTCACGCTGTTCACCCGCATCGCGATCTATGCGCTGGCGGCTGCGAGCCTCAATCTGATCATGGGCTATGGCGGCATGATGAGCTTCGGCCATGCCGCCTATCTCGGCATCGGCGGCTATGCCGTCGGCATCCTCGCCGCCGAGGGCATCGGCTCCGGCTTCATCCAGTGGCCGGTGGCTCTCGCGGTCTCGGCGCTGTTTGCGCTGTTGATCGGCGCGCTCAGCTTGCGCACCCGCGGCGTCTATTTCATCATGATCACGCTGGCCTTCGCGCAGATGGCCTATTACGTCGCCTCCGCCCTGTCGCGCTACGGCGGCGACGACGGATTGACCGTCTACAAGCGCAGCGATTTCGCCGGCCTGATCAATTTGTCGGACCGCAACCAGTTCTATTATCTCTGCCTCGCCTGCCTGTTCGGCGGCCTCTATCTGATCTGGCGCATCGTCAATTCGCGCTTCGGCCTCGTGGTGCAGGGCGTCCGATCCAACGAGCAGCGCATGCAGGCGATCGGCTTCCACGCCAACCGCTATCGCCTGGTCTGTTTCGTCATCGCCGGCACGATCTGCGGCCTGGCCGGCGCACTGCTTGCCAACAACACCGATTTCGTCAGCCCTGCCGTGATGTACTGGACCCGTTCCGGCGACCTGATGGTGATGGTGATCCTCGGCGGCATGGGCTCGCTGTTCGGCCCTGTCGTCGGCGCGATCGTCTATCTGCTGCTCGAGGAGCTGCTGTCGCAGTTCACCGAATATTCGGGGCTGATCCTCGGTCCGGTGCTGCTCCTGATCGTGCTGTTCGCGCGCGGCGGCATCATGGGCCTGCTCGGGAGGATGAGGCGTGCCTAA
- a CDS encoding ABC transporter ATP-binding protein, which produces MADTKMADTKSAEPLLEVDAIETCYGLSQVLFGLSLKIKAGEMVALMGRNGMGKTTTIRSIMGLTPARSGAIRFAGEAVRGLPSYKIAKLGIGLVPEGRQIFPNLTVRENLVAASGNRLNASDPWTIEKIHALFPRLAERTSNMGVTLSGGEQQMLAIGRALMTNPKLLILDEATEGLAPLIRDEIWSCLSMLKGRGQSVLVIDKNVGNLTRIADRHYIIERGRTVWSGTSEQLIAEPELQHKYLGI; this is translated from the coding sequence ATGGCTGATACCAAAATGGCTGACACCAAATCCGCTGAACCCCTGCTCGAAGTCGACGCGATCGAGACCTGCTACGGGTTGAGCCAGGTGCTGTTCGGCCTGTCGCTCAAGATCAAGGCGGGAGAGATGGTCGCGCTGATGGGCCGCAACGGCATGGGCAAGACCACGACCATCCGCTCGATCATGGGCCTGACGCCCGCGCGATCAGGCGCCATCCGCTTCGCCGGGGAGGCGGTGCGCGGCCTGCCGTCGTACAAGATCGCAAAGCTCGGCATCGGCCTCGTGCCGGAGGGCCGTCAGATCTTTCCGAATCTCACGGTGCGAGAAAATCTCGTTGCAGCATCAGGCAATCGCCTCAACGCCTCCGATCCGTGGACGATCGAGAAGATCCATGCACTGTTCCCGCGGCTCGCCGAACGCACCAGCAATATGGGCGTCACGCTGTCCGGCGGCGAGCAGCAGATGCTCGCGATCGGCCGCGCGCTGATGACCAATCCGAAGCTCCTGATCCTTGATGAGGCGACCGAAGGCCTGGCGCCATTGATCCGCGACGAGATCTGGAGCTGCCTGTCGATGCTGAAGGGACGCGGGCAGTCGGTGCTGGTGATCGACAAGAATGTCGGAAACCTCACCCGCATCGCCGACCGCCACTACATCATCGAGCGCGGCCGTACGGTGTGGAGTGGGACGAGCGAGCAGCTGATCGCCGAGCCGGAGCTGCAGCACAAGTATCTGGGGATTTGA